A window of the Hemitrygon akajei chromosome 22, sHemAka1.3, whole genome shotgun sequence genome harbors these coding sequences:
- the LOC140714811 gene encoding myeloid-associated differentiation marker homolog yields the protein MPVRFIDPRDLTSPKAVAQLLQILFTCAALGLSRTAANGGSARDGGFTTFALFTWCFSFTCTLLVFAVEFTQVHSLFSLSWKNLSVAVSAFAGLMNLATSVSYPLMVATAGERPRCSQAHTWTQPPCAYDVAAIACSCLASFAYAAEVFMSRSSCRSTYMATGPGLLKVLQVSIACILSVPLATGHIPAFPGFWWAVGALCACAFISLVVMVMVVGCRACCPVPLERLLAAFGILGVLLSGALLVVWTLGLNLSLSQQERSDQTACRWKLCLSSAVLISLNFLAYVTDLVHAIKLNCSRN from the coding sequence ATGCCGGTGAGATTCATCGACCCAAGAGACCTGACCTCCCCCAAGGCCGTGGCCCAGCTGCTGCAGATCCTCTTCACCTGCGCGGCCCTGGGTCTGTCGAGGACAGCGGCAAACGGCGGCTCGGCTCGTGACGGGGGATTCACCACCTTCGCCTTGTTCACCTGGTGCTTCTCCTTCACCTGCACCCTCCTCGTCTTCGCGGTCGAGTTCACACAGGTGCACAGCCTCTTCTCCCTCTCCTGGAAGAACCTGTCAGTGGCCGTCTCCGCTTTCGCCGGGCTCATGAACCTGGCCACCTCGGTCAGCTACCCACTGATGGTGGCGACCGCCGGCGAGAGACCGCGCTGCTCTCAGGCCCACACCTGGACCCAGCCCCCGTGCGCCTACGACGTCGCCGCCATCGCCTGCTCCTGCCTAGCCTCATTTGCCTACGCGGCCGAGGTGTTCATGTCCCGCAGCTCCTGCCGCAGCACCTACATGGCGACGGGGCCCGGCCTACTCAAGGTGCTGCAGGTATCCATCGCCTGCATCCTCTCCGTTCCCCTGGCAACCGGGCACATCCCAGCATTCCCGGGCTTCTGGTGGGCGGTGGGCGCGCTCTGCGCTTGCGCGTTCATATCCCTGGTTGTcatggtgatggtggtggggtgCCGGGCATGTTGCCCGGTCCCGCTGGAGCGGCTGCTGGCGGCCTTCGGTATCCTGGGCGTGTTGCTGAGTGGGGCCTTACTGGTGGTCTGGACCCTCGGCCTCAACCTCAGCCTCAGCCAGCAAGAGCGTTCCGACCAGACGGCCTGCCGCTGGAAACTGTGCCTGTCGTCCGCCGTGCTGATCAGCCTCAACTTTCTGGCTTATGTGACTGATCTGGTCCACGCCATTAAACTGAACTGTTCGAGAAACTGA